The Achromobacter deleyi genome has a window encoding:
- a CDS encoding STN domain-containing protein, whose product MIAALPGFGAALRACLALGLCTLAAPGRTEPPPRPIAFAIAAQPLAQALAEYSLASGLTVLVDSALTEGRQAPAVVGNYAPGEALRKLLAGTSLAIRYASAQSFTLVAEPAKTSGSNAQQGRRLRDTQYAATLQGAVKRALCAAAGTEPGNYRALMQLWFDKAWRVSRVSWVATTGSPALDGQLEAALRGVVVGPLPAGMPQPVTVLLEPRGAGDCGGMPGAGRAR is encoded by the coding sequence ATGATCGCCGCCCTTCCGGGTTTCGGCGCAGCGTTGCGCGCCTGTCTGGCGCTGGGCCTGTGCACGCTGGCGGCGCCCGGCCGGACCGAACCGCCGCCCCGGCCTATCGCGTTCGCCATCGCGGCGCAGCCCCTGGCGCAGGCGCTTGCCGAATACAGTCTTGCCAGTGGTTTGACGGTGCTGGTGGACAGCGCGCTGACCGAGGGCAGGCAGGCGCCTGCCGTGGTGGGAAACTACGCGCCGGGCGAGGCCTTGCGCAAGCTGCTGGCGGGCACTTCCCTGGCCATCCGCTATGCCAGCGCGCAATCGTTCACGCTGGTGGCCGAGCCGGCCAAGACCAGCGGCAGCAATGCCCAACAAGGCAGGCGCCTGCGCGACACGCAGTACGCGGCGACGCTGCAAGGCGCGGTGAAGCGGGCGCTGTGCGCGGCGGCCGGTACGGAACCCGGCAACTACAGGGCCTTGATGCAGCTGTGGTTCGACAAGGCGTGGCGGGTGAGCCGCGTGAGCTGGGTGGCGACCACCGGGTCGCCGGCGCTGGATGGCCAGCTTGAGGCGGCGCTGCGCGGTGTGGTCGTGGGCCCGCTGCCTGCCGGCATGCCGCAGCCGGTCACGGTGCTGCTTGAACCCAGAGGCGCGGGCGACTGCGGCGGCATGCCGGGAGCCGGCCGTGCGCGATAA
- a CDS encoding FecR family protein has product MALTMIMPGKHKNKSNDAPAREAREWLLRLTSGKATEADAEAFRGWLRASPGHEAAFADQRRLWRDLGPAVSAELTASAGTRRRKAAVNGRRAFLGGALAASAAYLAFRPPLGLWPGLDDLGADYRTAAGEQRRLALGGALEVEMNTQTRINVAAAPGGGAVIELADGEAEIRSGAVAAQVVAGKGRITARDAVFNLRYIGGEARLCCLSGTARLVHAQGVFDVGPERELRYDDARVQPPVKADLEVVTAWRQGWLVFDQQPLAQVVDELNRYRRGRLVLMNEQLGKRLVQARFSLAQVADAERLIRDAYGARVTRLPAGVVLLS; this is encoded by the coding sequence ATGGCGCTGACGATGATCATGCCCGGAAAGCACAAGAACAAGAGCAATGACGCGCCGGCGCGCGAGGCGCGGGAGTGGCTGCTGAGATTGACCTCGGGCAAGGCCACCGAGGCCGACGCCGAGGCGTTTCGCGGCTGGCTGCGCGCCAGTCCCGGGCACGAGGCGGCGTTTGCCGACCAACGGCGGCTCTGGCGGGACCTGGGGCCGGCCGTGAGCGCGGAGCTGACTGCAAGCGCCGGGACGCGCCGCCGCAAGGCGGCGGTCAACGGGCGGCGCGCGTTCCTGGGGGGCGCGCTGGCGGCATCGGCGGCCTATCTGGCGTTCCGGCCGCCGCTGGGCTTGTGGCCTGGCCTGGACGATCTGGGCGCGGACTATCGGACGGCGGCGGGCGAACAGCGGCGGCTGGCCTTGGGCGGCGCGCTGGAAGTGGAGATGAACACGCAGACGCGCATCAATGTCGCGGCGGCGCCTGGGGGGGGCGCCGTCATCGAGCTAGCCGATGGCGAAGCCGAGATCCGCAGCGGGGCGGTGGCGGCGCAAGTGGTGGCGGGCAAGGGCCGGATCACGGCCCGGGACGCGGTGTTCAACTTGCGCTACATCGGCGGCGAGGCCCGGCTGTGCTGCCTGTCCGGAACGGCGCGGCTGGTGCATGCGCAAGGGGTGTTCGATGTGGGGCCCGAGCGGGAGCTGCGCTATGACGATGCGCGCGTGCAGCCGCCGGTCAAGGCGGATCTGGAGGTCGTGACGGCCTGGCGGCAGGGATGGCTGGTATTCGACCAGCAGCCGCTGGCGCAGGTGGTCGACGAACTGAACCGCTACCGGCGCGGGCGCCTGGTGCTGATGAATGAGCAACTGGGCAAGCGGCTGGTGCAGGCGCGTTTTTCGCTGGCGCAGGTGGCGGACGCCGAGCGCCTGATCCGCGATGCCTATGGGGCGCGAGTGACCCGTCTGCCTGCCGGCGTCGTGCTGCTGTCCTGA
- a CDS encoding aldolase — protein MADTMHLGKDELIARAKAEMQRQFDTPQWSLRERLALTCRILFDGGHDSGLAGQITARAPEPGRYLTQRLGLGFDEVTAGNLLLVDEDLRVQEGGGMPNPANRFHSWIYRARPDVNCIIHTHPLHVASLSMLEIPLEISHMDNCPLYDDVAFLKDWPGVPVGNEEGEIISAALGSKRAILLSHHGMLIAAGSVEEACVLALQFERAARMQLLAMSAGKIQPIPAALGREAHDWILTPKRSQVGFSYYARRALRVHPDVLG, from the coding sequence ATGGCCGATACGATGCATTTGGGAAAAGACGAACTGATCGCGCGGGCGAAGGCCGAGATGCAGCGCCAGTTCGATACGCCGCAATGGAGCCTGCGCGAGCGCCTGGCGCTGACCTGCCGCATTCTGTTCGACGGTGGGCATGACTCCGGCCTTGCGGGCCAGATCACGGCGCGTGCGCCGGAGCCCGGGCGCTACCTGACCCAGCGCCTGGGCCTGGGGTTTGACGAGGTCACGGCCGGCAACCTGCTGCTGGTGGACGAGGACCTGCGCGTGCAGGAGGGCGGCGGCATGCCCAACCCGGCGAACCGCTTCCATTCGTGGATCTACCGCGCGCGGCCCGACGTGAACTGCATCATCCATACGCATCCGCTGCATGTGGCGTCGCTGTCGATGCTGGAGATTCCGCTGGAGATCTCGCACATGGACAATTGCCCGCTGTATGACGATGTGGCCTTTCTGAAGGACTGGCCTGGCGTGCCGGTGGGCAACGAGGAGGGCGAGATCATCTCGGCGGCCTTGGGTTCCAAGCGCGCCATCCTCCTGTCGCATCACGGCATGCTGATCGCGGCGGGGTCCGTGGAAGAGGCCTGCGTGCTGGCCCTGCAGTTCGAGCGCGCTGCGCGGATGCAGTTGCTGGCGATGTCGGCGGGCAAGATCCAGCCGATTCCGGCCGCGCTGGGACGCGAGGCGCACGACTGGATCCTGACGCCCAAGCGTTCGCAGGTGGGCTTCTCGTATTACGCACGGCGCGCATTGCGCGTCCATCCCGACGTGCTGGGCTAG
- a CDS encoding RNA polymerase sigma factor: protein MRDNKPDGSLLSIFLERYNDFRSQLKRRLGSEDLAHDAMQETFLKVNDLPASSSIQQPAAYLFRVALNIAEDQRRRDSRLLTGVEISELINISDEAADPARIAQGRNQIDAFRRALRGLPERTQQILLAARVHELPHAEIARRYGVSERIVSKELKRALEHCAQELDAPGGAVPAPRRAGRHAPNQDEGPWR from the coding sequence GTGCGCGATAACAAGCCGGACGGTTCCCTGCTGTCGATTTTCCTTGAACGCTACAACGACTTTCGCAGCCAGCTCAAGCGGCGGCTGGGGTCGGAGGACCTGGCGCACGACGCCATGCAGGAGACCTTTTTGAAGGTGAACGACCTGCCCGCCAGCTCGTCGATCCAGCAGCCCGCGGCCTATCTGTTCCGCGTGGCCCTGAACATCGCCGAGGATCAGCGGCGCCGGGACTCCCGTCTGTTGACGGGGGTGGAAATCAGCGAACTCATCAACATATCGGACGAGGCGGCCGACCCCGCGCGAATCGCGCAGGGGCGCAACCAGATCGACGCGTTCCGCCGCGCGCTGCGTGGCTTGCCCGAGCGCACGCAGCAGATCCTGCTGGCGGCCCGTGTGCACGAGTTGCCGCACGCGGAGATCGCGCGGCGCTACGGCGTGTCCGAGCGCATCGTGTCCAAGGAACTCAAGCGCGCGCTGGAGCACTGCGCGCAGGAGCTGGACGCCCCGGGTGGCGCGGTGCCCGCGCCGCGCCGCGCCGGCAGGCACGCACCGAATCAGGACGAAGGACCATGGCGCTGA
- a CDS encoding Bug family tripartite tricarboxylate transporter substrate binding protein has product MKVLGMVAALAMTAGMTGGAQAAYPERTIRLVVPFGAGGITDIVARQVGKGMGDVLGQGIVIENRPGAGGVIAAQMAATAPADGYTIFMGTVGTQVVNPLIYSKLGYDADKFAPVGMVSGSPYLLAVRAGLPAASFSEFVSYAKANPARLNFGSAGNASSPHLGLELLKLTAGVDIVHVPFKSGSEAVNAAIGEQVDVVMDASPVIMPHVASGKLRALAVASDKRLPSAPAVPSSAEAGDGALQISSWNAFFAPAGTPPDVLAALSAALQKTLASPELKERLAAQGTQLYTGTPDEYQRFIGGEKAKWAEIVKRANIKMD; this is encoded by the coding sequence ATGAAGGTCTTGGGCATGGTGGCTGCGCTGGCGATGACGGCGGGAATGACAGGTGGCGCGCAGGCGGCGTATCCGGAGCGGACGATCCGGCTGGTGGTGCCGTTTGGCGCTGGCGGCATCACGGATATCGTGGCGCGCCAGGTGGGCAAGGGCATGGGGGATGTGTTGGGGCAGGGCATCGTGATCGAGAACCGCCCGGGCGCGGGCGGTGTGATCGCGGCGCAGATGGCGGCCACCGCGCCGGCCGATGGCTACACGATCTTCATGGGTACGGTGGGCACGCAGGTCGTGAACCCGCTGATCTATAGCAAGCTCGGCTATGACGCGGACAAGTTCGCGCCGGTGGGCATGGTGTCGGGGTCGCCTTATTTGCTGGCGGTGCGCGCAGGTCTGCCCGCAGCGTCCTTCAGCGAATTCGTGAGCTACGCCAAGGCCAATCCGGCCCGGTTGAACTTCGGGTCGGCCGGCAATGCCAGTTCGCCGCATCTGGGCCTGGAGCTGCTGAAGCTGACTGCGGGCGTGGATATCGTGCACGTGCCGTTCAAGAGCGGCAGCGAGGCCGTGAACGCCGCCATCGGCGAGCAGGTGGATGTGGTGATGGACGCAAGCCCGGTCATCATGCCGCATGTGGCGTCGGGCAAGCTTCGCGCGCTGGCGGTGGCGTCGGACAAGCGGTTGCCGTCCGCGCCGGCGGTGCCGTCCAGCGCGGAGGCGGGCGACGGGGCCTTGCAGATCAGTTCCTGGAACGCCTTCTTCGCGCCGGCGGGCACGCCGCCCGATGTGCTGGCGGCGCTGAGCGCGGCGTTGCAAAAGACGTTGGCCTCGCCTGAATTGAAGGAGCGGCTGGCGGCGCAGGGCACGCAGCTGTACACCGGCACGCCGGACGAATATCAGCGCTTCATCGGCGGCGAAAAGGCCAAGTGGGCCGAGATCGTGAAGCGCGCCAACATCAAGATGGACTGA
- a CDS encoding glutathione S-transferase family protein → MTNQALHPLAGKPLELADTLRSGNAWKIRLACGLMGLPVKRRTFDIVQGDLETEAFACINPWRQVPALLTPEGDWLAESQAILWYLAMGTPWLPADRLAQAQVASWLSFEQTQHMHAFAQPRLLIHLRRTAAVNDPEMVAWRAIGMKAAALMDAHLAGRNFLVGTAPTIADIALYPYTSMAEQGGYELSAFAHITAWLARMRALPGFTPLMETA, encoded by the coding sequence ATGACGAACCAAGCACTTCATCCCCTGGCGGGCAAGCCGCTGGAACTGGCGGATACGCTGCGTTCCGGCAATGCGTGGAAGATCCGGCTGGCCTGCGGGCTGATGGGTCTGCCGGTCAAGCGGCGCACCTTCGATATCGTCCAGGGCGACCTCGAAACCGAGGCGTTCGCGTGCATCAATCCGTGGCGGCAGGTGCCGGCGCTGCTGACGCCGGAAGGCGACTGGCTGGCGGAATCGCAGGCCATCCTTTGGTACCTGGCCATGGGTACGCCCTGGCTGCCGGCTGACCGGCTGGCGCAGGCGCAGGTCGCAAGCTGGCTGAGCTTCGAGCAGACGCAGCACATGCATGCGTTTGCGCAGCCGCGCCTCTTGATCCATCTGCGCCGGACCGCCGCAGTGAATGATCCGGAGATGGTTGCGTGGCGCGCCATCGGCATGAAGGCGGCGGCGCTGATGGATGCGCATCTGGCGGGCCGGAATTTTCTGGTGGGGACCGCGCCGACCATCGCGGATATCGCGCTGTACCCCTATACGAGCATGGCGGAGCAGGGAGGCTATGAGCTGTCCGCCTTTGCCCACATCACTGCCTGGCTGGCTCGCATGCGCGCCTTGCCGGGATTTACGCCGTTGATGGAAACGGCATGA
- a CDS encoding helix-turn-helix domain-containing protein, with product MIDLPHRLRTLRRQQTLSLEQLAQRTGLTKSYLSKLERGLSEPSISTVLRLAEAYGVGVSQLVGADDAAQDEVVSVVRVADREALQRRGLGSEYHYESLAGRRKVKAMEPFVVHPPREFPDAAAVFPHPGEEFLLVLKGAIEVRVGERQFRLETGDSVYFDSELPHRMRTVSRAMAEVLVVAAH from the coding sequence ATGATCGACCTGCCGCATCGCCTACGCACCCTGCGCCGCCAGCAAACCCTGTCCCTGGAACAGCTGGCGCAGCGCACGGGATTGACCAAGAGCTACCTCTCCAAGCTTGAGCGGGGCCTGAGCGAGCCGTCGATTTCCACCGTGCTGCGCCTGGCCGAGGCCTATGGCGTGGGCGTGTCGCAGCTGGTGGGCGCGGACGACGCGGCCCAGGATGAAGTGGTCAGCGTGGTCCGCGTGGCCGACCGCGAAGCCCTGCAGCGCCGCGGGCTAGGCAGCGAATATCACTATGAATCGCTGGCCGGACGGCGCAAGGTCAAGGCAATGGAACCCTTTGTGGTGCATCCGCCCCGGGAATTTCCGGATGCCGCCGCCGTCTTCCCGCACCCGGGAGAGGAATTCCTGCTGGTGCTCAAGGGCGCCATCGAGGTCCGCGTGGGCGAACGCCAGTTCCGTCTGGAAACCGGCGATTCCGTTTATTTTGATTCCGAACTTCCGCACCGCATGCGCACCGTCAGCCGGGCCATGGCCGAGGTGCTGGTGGTGGCGGCGCACTGA
- a CDS encoding tripartite tricarboxylate transporter substrate-binding protein has translation MVLSKGPLVLLVNPDFEARNVGQLITLAQKRPAEVAFASSGNGQATHLAAEHFANMAGVKLRHIPYEGSAPALNDVIAGHVPMAFDALLSRMPLAKAGRLRAIAVTGAQPASAPAHPQSMTMFSRLTTRES, from the coding sequence ATGGTCCTCAGCAAAGGGCCGCTCGTGCTGTTGGTCAACCCCGACTTCGAAGCCAGGAACGTCGGGCAGCTCATCACCCTGGCGCAGAAGCGCCCGGCTGAAGTCGCATTTGCGTCTTCGGGAAACGGACAGGCGACCCATCTGGCCGCAGAGCACTTCGCCAACATGGCAGGCGTCAAGCTGCGCCACATCCCTTACGAAGGCAGCGCCCCGGCGCTCAATGATGTGATCGCCGGCCACGTCCCCATGGCGTTCGATGCATTGCTGTCCCGCATGCCTTTGGCCAAAGCGGGCCGGCTGCGCGCAATCGCCGTCACCGGCGCGCAGCCGGCCTCCGCGCCGGCCCACCCTCAATCGATGACGATGTTCTCCCGCTTGACGACGAGAGAAAGCTGA
- a CDS encoding cupin domain-containing protein, protein MKHDQSRLVRIDAGPMKNPVPGKPRRPISGDAAFRTVTAFEGNAGKAEAGVWESTAGTFQSNTTGYIEFGYIVEGAARLVDPDGTVHELTVGEAFVMPEGYTGRWEVDQFVKKIYFITRMG, encoded by the coding sequence ATGAAACATGATCAGTCGCGGCTCGTCCGCATCGATGCCGGTCCGATGAAGAATCCCGTGCCCGGCAAGCCCCGGCGTCCGATTTCGGGCGACGCGGCGTTTCGCACCGTGACCGCCTTCGAAGGCAATGCGGGCAAGGCCGAGGCCGGCGTGTGGGAAAGCACCGCCGGAACCTTCCAGTCCAATACCACCGGCTACATCGAGTTCGGCTACATCGTGGAAGGCGCGGCGCGCCTGGTGGATCCGGATGGGACCGTGCACGAGCTGACGGTGGGCGAGGCCTTCGTCATGCCCGAAGGCTACACGGGCCGCTGGGAAGTGGACCAGTTCGTCAAGAAGATCTACTTCATTACCCGGATGGGGTAA
- a CDS encoding Bug family tripartite tricarboxylate transporter substrate binding protein, producing MTTSDSRRNFLITSAHLAVASALGLGSTAAFAQDKAWPTKAIKIIVPFPAGSITDTMARLLSDSLSKTLKQPVIVENKGGANGSIGAAEVARSAPDGYTLLATNSSSITVNPLIYKNSQYKAKDFAPIALVLDAPFILNVNPEWAKKHSIESVKDLVEYARKNPGELTYGSGGQGNLAHLAFAQMSNDAQFKATHIPYKSASQASMAVMAGEVNTSFDTLASAPQVAAGKLKALAVTQKQRISQMPDIPTMAEAGYPNIDVTFWLGLFAPAGTPAQIVDTLYEQSKRAMEQPAANTSLSAQGIVVMRNPKELSTRIGHEVDQLSLVVKRENIVID from the coding sequence ATGACTACATCCGATTCCCGTCGTAACTTCCTCATCACTTCCGCGCACCTCGCCGTGGCTTCGGCATTGGGGTTGGGGTCTACTGCCGCGTTCGCGCAGGACAAAGCGTGGCCCACCAAAGCCATCAAGATCATCGTGCCGTTCCCGGCCGGTTCGATCACGGACACGATGGCTCGCCTGCTGTCGGATTCTTTGTCCAAGACGCTCAAGCAGCCCGTCATCGTGGAGAACAAGGGCGGTGCCAATGGATCGATCGGGGCGGCCGAGGTGGCCCGTTCGGCGCCGGATGGATACACGCTGCTGGCCACCAACAGCAGCAGCATCACCGTCAATCCCTTGATCTACAAGAACTCCCAGTACAAGGCCAAGGATTTCGCTCCCATCGCCCTGGTACTGGACGCGCCGTTCATTCTGAACGTCAACCCCGAATGGGCCAAGAAGCACTCCATCGAGTCGGTCAAGGATCTGGTTGAGTACGCCAGGAAGAATCCGGGCGAGCTCACCTATGGGTCGGGAGGCCAAGGCAACCTGGCCCATCTGGCGTTTGCGCAAATGAGCAATGACGCCCAGTTCAAGGCAACCCATATCCCTTACAAGTCGGCCTCGCAAGCAAGCATGGCGGTCATGGCGGGCGAGGTGAACACGTCTTTCGATACGCTGGCCAGCGCACCGCAAGTGGCGGCCGGAAAGTTGAAAGCCCTGGCAGTCACGCAGAAGCAACGGATTTCCCAAATGCCGGATATCCCCACGATGGCCGAGGCAGGCTATCCGAACATCGATGTCACTTTCTGGCTGGGCCTGTTCGCCCCGGCAGGCACGCCTGCCCAGATCGTCGACACCTTGTACGAGCAGTCCAAGCGCGCGATGGAGCAGCCCGCTGCCAATACCTCACTCAGTGCGCAGGGTATCGTCGTCATGCGCAACCCGAAGGAATTGTCCACGCGCATCGGGCATGAAGTCGATCAGCTTTCTCTCGTCGTCAAGCGGGAGAACATCGTCATCGATTGA